Part of the Sinorhizobium terangae genome is shown below.
TGCCTGCGGATTTCGCAGGCATGCCGCGCTGACTTATTAGCAGGTTGGAACTGAGCCATGACCACGGAACGCATCTATCTCTTCGACACCACGCTTCGGGACGGGCAGCAGACGCCCGGCATCGATTTTTCCGTCGAGGACAAGATTGCGATTGCGACCATGCTCGACGAATTCGGCATCGACTATGTCGAAGGCGGCTACCCGGGTGCCAACCCGACGGACACCGAGTTCTTCAAGCGGACGCGCACGCAGAAGGCATCGTTTGTGGCGTTCGGCATGACCAAGCGCGCCGGCGTCTCCGCCTCCAACGACCCGGGCCTGCGCGCCTTGCTCGATGCCAAGAGCGATGCGGTCTGTCTCGTTGCCAAGAGCTGGGACTATCATGTCGAGGTAGCGCTTGGCTGCTCGAACGAGGAGAACCTCGACAATATCCGCGCCTCGGTCGAGGCCGTCGTCGCCTCCGGCCGCGAGGCCATGGTCGATTGCGAGCATTTCTTCGACGGCTACAAGGCAAACCCCGCCTATGCGCTTGCCTGCGCCAGGACGGCGCTTGAGGCGGGAGCACGCTGGGTCGTGCTGTGCGACACCAACGGCGGTACGCAGCCGCCGGAGGTGCGCGCAATCGTTGCCGCCGTGATCGCCGGAGGCGTGCCCGGTGCCAATCTTGGCATCCATGCCCATAATGACACCGGCCAGGCGGGGGCGAATTCGCTTGCCGCCGTGGAGGCCGGTGTCCGCCAGATCCAGGGAACGCTGAACGGCATCGGCGAACGCTGCGGCAATGCCAATCTGGTGACACTGATCGCGACGCTGGCACTCAAGGAAACCTATTCGAGCCGCTTCGAAACCGGAATCGATTCCGAAAAACTGCAGGAATTGACGACGCTCGCCCATGCGTTCGACGAGCTCTTGAACCGCTCGCCGGATCCGCAGGCGCCCTATGTCGGGGCATCGGCCTTTGCGACCAAGGCTGGGATCCACGCTTCAGCCCTGTTGAAAGACCCGAAAACCTACGAGCACGTCGCGCCCGAAAGCGTCGGCAATCTGCGCAAGGTCATGGTCTCGGATCAGGGCGGCAAGGCCAATTTCATCAACGCGCTCAAGCGGCGCGGCATCAGTGTCGCCAAGGACGACCCCAGGCTCGACAAGCTGATTGCCATCGTCAAGGAGCGCGAGGCGACAGGCTATGCCTACGAGGGCGCGGATGCGAGTTTTGCCCTGCTCGCAAGCCGCATTCTCGGGACCGTTCCCGATTTCTTCCATGTCGAGAGCTTCCGCGTGATGGTCGAACGGCGTTTCGATGCGAACGGAAACTTGAAGACAGTCTCGGAAGCGGTGGTCAAGGTCGTCGTCGATGGGGAAGTCATGATGTCGGTTGCCGAAGGCCACGGCCCGGTCAATGCGCTCGACCTTGCGTTGCGCAAGGATCTCGGCAAATACCAGTCGGAGATCGCCGATCTCGAGCTTGCAGACTACAAGGTACGTATCCTCAACGGCGGTACCGAGGCGATCACGCGCGTCCTGATCGAATCGACCGACCGCACCGGCGCGCGCTGGTGGACGGTCGGCGTTTCCGACAACATCATCGACGCGTCCTTCCAGGCGCTTATGGACAGTATCGTCTATAAGTTGCTTAAGAACCGCGATCAGATCGGATTGATTGCGGCCGAATAAGGGGTGCAGGGGGCTATCTCTCGCGCGATATTAAGTGGCTCTCACTCTTCGTTTCACGGAAATGAATTGGTGCATCACCATTCATTGGAGTAGGACGCTGGAGGAACGGCGGTCCGTTGAGGCCAGACCGTTGATCAATGGCGGAGCGATTGCGAACCTTCGTTCGGCTCCGGTGACGTTTCAGGAAAAAGACTATGGCCGACCCAAACGCGAAGACCCCCGCCGAAAATACCGATTCCGCCAAGGGTTTCGCCTTTGCGCTTTCCGCCTACCTGCTCTGGGGCTTCCTGCCCTTCTTCATGAAGGCGGTGGCGCACATCCCGGCGGCGGAAGTCGTCGCCCATCGCATCGTTTGGTCGGTCCCGCTTGCGGGCCTCGTGCTGGTGTGGCTCGGTCGCACGCAAGAGCTCAAGACTGCGCTCAGGTCGCCGAGCATGCTGAGAATGGCAACACTGACGGCTGTGCTCGTCACGATCAACTGGGGCATCTATGTCTGGGCGATCGGTGCCGGCCGGGCGATCGAGACGGCGCTTGGCTATTATATCAATCCGCTGTTTTCGATCTTCCTGGGGGCGGTGCTGCTTAAGGAGAGGCCGAACGCGGCACAAATGGTGGCGATCGCGCTCGCCGTCATCGCGGTTGCCGTGCTCGCCTTCGATGCCGGCGGCCTGCCGTGGGTCTCGATCGGGCTTTGCATCTCCTGGGGGTTCTACGCCTTCTTCCGCAAGACGCTGCCGATCGGGCCGAATCAGGGTTTCTTTCTCGAGGTGCTGCTGCTCAGCATTCCCGCAATCGGCTACATCCTTTGGCTGGAATCGACCGGCCAAGGCCACTTCGGCGATACCGGTCTTGCCGATGTCCTGTGGCTGCTCTCTTGCGGCATCGTCACGGCCGTGCCGCTGATGATCTATGCCAATGGCGCGAAGCTCCTGCGGCTCTCCACCATCGGCATCATGCAGTATATCGCCCCGACGATGATCTTCGTCATCGCTGTCTTCGTCTTTCACGAACCTTTCGGGACCGCGAAACTCATCGCCTTTGCGTTGATCTGGGCGGCGCTGTTTGTTTATTCGGGCGCGATGCTCGCCGAAAGCAGAGCCCGTCGCGCGGCGCAGCCGGCTCCGGCTGAGTAGAACAGCACTGCGCGTCTTTTCAGACGCGCAACGTTGCTTGAACCGCGACGCTTCTGAAGCAGCGGTTTGGGTTAACGACATACATAAACGCGCTTTAGAGCTTGGAAATGATCTCGGCTTCGCCCTCGCGGCCCATCGCGGCGGCCGAGGCAAGAATTGCGGGGACGATGTCTTCGGCCCTGTCGATCACCAGCGGCTGGACGAGATGGGCCGTGTGCACGAAGCCCTGATCGCGCATATGCTGCAACAGTTCCAGCATCGGATTCCAGAAGCTGTTGATGTTGCCGAAGACCATCGGCTTTCTGTGCCGGCCGAGTTGTGCCCAGGTCATGATCTCGACGATTTCCTCAAGCGTGCCTATGCCGCCTGGAAGCGCCACGAATGCATCGGCACGCTCGAACATCTTGTGCTTGCGCTCATGCATGTCGGCGGTGACAACGAGTTCGCTGAGCTGTCCCAGCGAGTGGCGGGTTGCTTCCTTGTCCATGAGGAATTCCGGAATGATGCCGGTAACCTCGCCGCCCGCCGAAAGCACGCCGCTTGCCACCGCGCCCATGATGCCACGCGTGCCGCCGCCATAGACGAGGCCGAGGCCATGATCGGCGATCGATTTTCCCAGCGTGCGACCCGCCTGGATGTGGGCCGCGTCCCGTCCCGGCTGAGAGCCGCAATAGACGCAGATCGATCGAATCGGGGTGTTTTGCTTGGTCATGGAGCCAAAAGACATTGCAGCGCAGCATCGGTCAAGAAAAATGAGGGAAAAAGCAGCGGCAATGAGGCCTGCATGAGACTTGGGCGCTTGTATGAAACTATAGGAAACGTTAGCAATTTCAGTAATACGTTGAAGAATTAGGACGGGTGGGCGGCTGTTGCGCTATAATGGCAAAAAAATGTCCGCGCCGGGGACCAATAAAAGGGACATGCGCGGAGCCTTGTATTGCTCCGCCCCGTGTGGAGAGTAGCATGATGAAGAACAAAGCCGGTTGGGTGGCGCTGAGCGTCTTGGCAGCCGCGACCGCCTTAATGGTTTTCGTGGTCCAGCCAAATCTGCGTGACGACGACAAGGAGCAGGCCGCACGGCCGACCGCGAGTGGCGGTCAGCCGGCCGAGACGAAGCCGGCGGCCAAGGTCGAAACCGCCCCGGCCGCGCCGGAAGGTCAGGCGGCTGCGCCGGACGTCGCGGGCAAGGCGACTGCCGACGCTTCCAATCCAGCGAACTGGACGGTCCCGGGCTTCGACATCCTTCGTGTCGAACCCGATGGATCGACGGTCATAGCGGGACGCGCCCAGCCCGGCACCAAACTCGAAATCCTCAGCGGCAACACCGTTATCGGAACGACTGACGTCGGCGCCGCGGGCGATTTCGCCGCCGTCTTTGACAAGCCGCTTGTCGCCGGCGACCACCAGCTGACCCTTCGCAGTGTCGGTGCAGGCGGCGCGACGAAGACGTCCGAAGAAGTGGCGACGGTCTCCGTCCCGAAGGACTCGACCGGCCAATTGCTGGCGATGGTGTCCAAACCCGGCGAAGCGAGCCGCCTGATCACCACGCCCCAGGTCGATGAAAAGCCGGTGGGCGCTGCTGTGCAGCCGAATGCGCAAGGCAGCGAGCCTGCGGGCGCGCCCGAGACGCCGGCCAAACCCGCTGGCGTTCCAGGTCTTCAGGTCACCGCCGTCGAGATCGAGGGCGGGACGATGTACGTTGCCGGCAATGCCAAGCCCGGCGCGCTCGTGCGCATCTATGCCGACGATAAGTTCGTCGGCGAGATGAAGGCCGACGACAAGGGCAAATTCGTTGTTGATGGCTCGATCGATCTGACGGTCGGCAGCCACATCATCCGGGCCGACATGCTGAACGAGGACGGAAGCAAGGTGGCGATGCGCGCATCGGTGCCCTTCGACCGTCCGGCAGGCAGTCAGGTGGCAGCCGTCGCGGGCCCGCAGGCGGGGGAAGCGAGCAACGGGCTTGATCGCGTGCGGAGCGAGGCGAGCAAGGCGATTGCCTTGCTGAAAGGGCTTTTCGCAGATGGCAAACGGCCCTCCGCCGAGCAGCTTGCCGCGGCCCGTTCCGCCACGGAAATCGCGCTGCAGTCGCTCGCCGACTTCAAGCCGGCGGACAATGCAGACCAAGCGCAGGCGACCGCCGCAGCCGCAGCATCCAAGGCCGCGGCTGATGCGCTGGCGGTGCTCAAGTCGTCACAGCAGGACCCGGCAAGCGTCGCCGCGGCACTGGCAAAGGTCGAGGCAACGGTAGGCTCTGCGCTGACGCGGCCGAGTGCTGTCGCGGAGGCGGTTATCAGGCCCGAGGCCACGACGACGGCGGCGGACGCAGCCAAGCCGGCGGCGCCGCCGGTGGCCGAAGGTGCCGGCAGTGCTGCGGCAGCGCCTGCTTCCGAACAGGCAGCGGCGGCGGCTCCGGTCGAGACACCCGAGCAACCCGCGACGATCGAGCAGGCTCCGCTCAAGGAGAGCAAGAGTTCGGTCATCATCCGGCGCGGCGACACGCTCTGGCAGATTTCGCGCCGGGTCTACGGGGCAGGGGTTCGCTACACGACGATTTACCTTGCCAACCGGGAGCAGATCGAAAATCCTGACTTGATCCGTCCGGGCCAGGTGTTCGGTGTTCCGGATGAGGCTATGTCCGACGACGAATCGCGGGAAATTCACCGCAAGCACGTGAAGCACGAAGAATAGTCTGCCTTTTGCCGGCAATTCCATTGCGGCGAGAAGCAGGCGGACCTATCTGTCAGAAAACGCGGCGTCTCCCAAAGGCGCCGCTTTTCATTGACGATCTACAGCGCCGCGCGTCTTTCCATACGCACAAACGACGCTGTGGCACTTTGAATTGCCGCATGTTTTATCCTTGAATCGGCTCCGATTTAAGGAAACATGCAGCAGAACTGGAAGCGGACTGAGACGTGGCACCCCAGACCCAGAAAAAGACGGTTTCGGCCAATACGAGCAATCCGTTCGAGACGATCGCGAACCTCTGGCCCTATATGTGGCCGGCCGATCGCGCCGACCTGAAATTGCGGGTGGTGTGGGCGACGGTGATCCTCGTGGTCGCGAAGATCGTCCTTATTCTCGTTCCCTATTTCTTCAAGTGGGCCACCGATGCGCTCAACAGCAGGCCGGACGCACTGGCCTCGCTGCCGCAGTTCCTGACCGGCGCGGTCATGCTGGTGCTCGCCTACAACCTCGCGCGTCTGCTGCAGGCGGGTCTGAACCAGCTGCGTGACGCACTCTTTGCGAGCGTCGGCCAGCATGCGGTGCGGCAGCTTGCCTACAGGACCTTCGTCCACATGCATCAGCTCTCGCTCCGCTTTCATCTCGAGCGGCGCACGGGCGGGCTTTCGCGCATCATCGAGCGCGGAACCAAAGGCATCGAGACGATCGTCCGGTTTACCATCCTGAACAGCGTGCCGACGCTGATCGAATTCCTGCTGACGGCGGTGATCTTCTGGTGGGGCTACGGCTTCAGCTATCTCTTCGTGACGGCCGTGACGGTTTGGCTGTACATCTGGTTCACGGTGCGCGCCAGCGACTGGCGCATCGCTATTCGCCGCTCGATGAACGACAGCGACACCGATGCGAACACCAAGGCGATCGACTCGCTCCTCAACTTCGAGACCGTCAAGTATTTCGGCAACGAAGAGATGGAGGCGAAGCGCTTCGACAAATCGATGGAGCGCTACGAGCGCGCTGCGACCCAGGTCTGGACTTCGCTCGGCTGGCTGAACTTCGGTCAGGCGCTGATCTTCGGCGCGGGTACCGCGGTGATGATGACGATATCGGCGCTTGCCGTGCAGCGCGGCGATCAGACGATCGGTGATTTCGTCTTCGTCAATGCGATGCTGATCCAGCTTGCCATCCCGCTGAATTTCATCGGTTTTGTCTACCGCGAAATCCGCCAGGGCCTGACCGACATCGAGCACATGTTCGATCTCCTCGATGTTCAGGCAGAAGTGGTCGATCAGCCGGATGCGAAGGAACTGACGATCGACAAGGGCGCGATCTCCTTCAGGGACGTGCACTTCGCCTACGATTCCGCCCGGCCAATCCTCAAGGGCATTTCCTTCGACGTTCCCGCCGGCAAGACGGTGGC
Proteins encoded:
- a CDS encoding LysM peptidoglycan-binding domain-containing protein gives rise to the protein MMKNKAGWVALSVLAAATALMVFVVQPNLRDDDKEQAARPTASGGQPAETKPAAKVETAPAAPEGQAAAPDVAGKATADASNPANWTVPGFDILRVEPDGSTVIAGRAQPGTKLEILSGNTVIGTTDVGAAGDFAAVFDKPLVAGDHQLTLRSVGAGGATKTSEEVATVSVPKDSTGQLLAMVSKPGEASRLITTPQVDEKPVGAAVQPNAQGSEPAGAPETPAKPAGVPGLQVTAVEIEGGTMYVAGNAKPGALVRIYADDKFVGEMKADDKGKFVVDGSIDLTVGSHIIRADMLNEDGSKVAMRASVPFDRPAGSQVAAVAGPQAGEASNGLDRVRSEASKAIALLKGLFADGKRPSAEQLAAARSATEIALQSLADFKPADNADQAQATAAAAASKAAADALAVLKSSQQDPASVAAALAKVEATVGSALTRPSAVAEAVIRPEATTTAADAAKPAAPPVAEGAGSAAAAPASEQAAAAAPVETPEQPATIEQAPLKESKSSVIIRRGDTLWQISRRVYGAGVRYTTIYLANREQIENPDLIRPGQVFGVPDEAMSDDESREIHRKHVKHEE
- a CDS encoding TIGR00730 family Rossman fold protein produces the protein MTKQNTPIRSICVYCGSQPGRDAAHIQAGRTLGKSIADHGLGLVYGGGTRGIMGAVASGVLSAGGEVTGIIPEFLMDKEATRHSLGQLSELVVTADMHERKHKMFERADAFVALPGGIGTLEEIVEIMTWAQLGRHRKPMVFGNINSFWNPMLELLQHMRDQGFVHTAHLVQPLVIDRAEDIVPAILASAAAMGREGEAEIISKL
- the rarD gene encoding EamA family transporter RarD encodes the protein MADPNAKTPAENTDSAKGFAFALSAYLLWGFLPFFMKAVAHIPAAEVVAHRIVWSVPLAGLVLVWLGRTQELKTALRSPSMLRMATLTAVLVTINWGIYVWAIGAGRAIETALGYYINPLFSIFLGAVLLKERPNAAQMVAIALAVIAVAVLAFDAGGLPWVSIGLCISWGFYAFFRKTLPIGPNQGFFLEVLLLSIPAIGYILWLESTGQGHFGDTGLADVLWLLSCGIVTAVPLMIYANGAKLLRLSTIGIMQYIAPTMIFVIAVFVFHEPFGTAKLIAFALIWAALFVYSGAMLAESRARRAAQPAPAE
- a CDS encoding ABCB family ABC transporter ATP-binding protein/permease, coding for MAPQTQKKTVSANTSNPFETIANLWPYMWPADRADLKLRVVWATVILVVAKIVLILVPYFFKWATDALNSRPDALASLPQFLTGAVMLVLAYNLARLLQAGLNQLRDALFASVGQHAVRQLAYRTFVHMHQLSLRFHLERRTGGLSRIIERGTKGIETIVRFTILNSVPTLIEFLLTAVIFWWGYGFSYLFVTAVTVWLYIWFTVRASDWRIAIRRSMNDSDTDANTKAIDSLLNFETVKYFGNEEMEAKRFDKSMERYERAATQVWTSLGWLNFGQALIFGAGTAVMMTISALAVQRGDQTIGDFVFVNAMLIQLAIPLNFIGFVYREIRQGLTDIEHMFDLLDVQAEVVDQPDAKELTIDKGAISFRDVHFAYDSARPILKGISFDVPAGKTVAVVGPSGAGKSTLSRLLYRFYDVQDGSITVDGQDVRDVTQKSLRAVIGMVPQDTVLFNDTIAYNIRYGRIEASDSEVEAAAEAAQIAQFIRGLPDGFRAMVGERGLKLSGGEKQRVAIARTILKAPPILILDEATSALDTKTEQEIQAALDIVSRNRTTLVIAHRLSTVIHADEIIVLKDGVIAERGTHGELIDREGLYASMWSRQREATQAEEQLKRVRESDDLGIIDRGQPAA
- the cimA gene encoding citramalate synthase, giving the protein MTTERIYLFDTTLRDGQQTPGIDFSVEDKIAIATMLDEFGIDYVEGGYPGANPTDTEFFKRTRTQKASFVAFGMTKRAGVSASNDPGLRALLDAKSDAVCLVAKSWDYHVEVALGCSNEENLDNIRASVEAVVASGREAMVDCEHFFDGYKANPAYALACARTALEAGARWVVLCDTNGGTQPPEVRAIVAAVIAGGVPGANLGIHAHNDTGQAGANSLAAVEAGVRQIQGTLNGIGERCGNANLVTLIATLALKETYSSRFETGIDSEKLQELTTLAHAFDELLNRSPDPQAPYVGASAFATKAGIHASALLKDPKTYEHVAPESVGNLRKVMVSDQGGKANFINALKRRGISVAKDDPRLDKLIAIVKEREATGYAYEGADASFALLASRILGTVPDFFHVESFRVMVERRFDANGNLKTVSEAVVKVVVDGEVMMSVAEGHGPVNALDLALRKDLGKYQSEIADLELADYKVRILNGGTEAITRVLIESTDRTGARWWTVGVSDNIIDASFQALMDSIVYKLLKNRDQIGLIAAE